A window of Tepidisphaeraceae bacterium contains these coding sequences:
- the gatA gene encoding Asp-tRNA(Asn)/Glu-tRNA(Gln) amidotransferase subunit GatA, with protein MLSHDTLIAARDAVASKKVSAAELTRQALARIRQVDPTIQAFNEVHEDRAMAIAKEVDDGTRKGPLAGVPIALKDNLCTSWGRTTCSSKMLENFHAPYNATIVERLEAAGAVLIGKTNLDEFAMGSSTENSAFRTTKNPWDTSRIPGGSSGGSAAALAAGMCCATIGSDTGGSIRQPAALCGVVGLKPTYGAISRYGLVAFASSLDQIGPFGWTVADAALLMNVMAGHDPKDSTSVNRPVPDYLANLEQPIKGLRIGIAKEYQLESGMDPQVKSAVDAAMAKYKELGATFVDISLPHTEYGIAAYYVIAPCEASSNLARYDGVHFGHRTKDPVKDIVELFSKSRYEGFGEEVQRRIMIGTYALSSGYYDAYYLRALKMRSLIKRDFDQAFEKCDVVLSPTSPTPAFKAGEKTGDPLSMYMSDVFTVTCNIAGIGGISLPCGFTSGDKPLPIGLQLLGPTFGEETLLRAARMYEAATDWHTRRPTF; from the coding sequence ATGCTTTCGCACGACACCCTTATCGCTGCCCGCGACGCGGTCGCTTCCAAGAAGGTCTCGGCCGCCGAGCTTACCCGGCAGGCGCTGGCGCGCATCCGCCAGGTCGATCCGACCATCCAAGCCTTCAACGAGGTCCACGAAGACCGCGCGATGGCCATCGCCAAGGAAGTGGACGACGGCACCCGAAAAGGGCCGCTCGCCGGCGTGCCGATTGCGCTGAAGGACAACCTTTGCACCAGTTGGGGCCGTACCACCTGTTCCAGCAAGATGCTCGAGAACTTCCACGCCCCCTATAACGCCACGATCGTCGAACGGCTGGAAGCGGCCGGGGCGGTGCTGATCGGCAAGACGAACCTCGACGAGTTCGCCATGGGCTCGTCCACCGAGAACAGCGCGTTCCGCACGACGAAAAACCCATGGGATACGAGCCGTATTCCCGGTGGCAGCAGTGGCGGCAGCGCCGCGGCCCTGGCGGCGGGCATGTGCTGCGCGACCATCGGGTCCGACACGGGTGGCTCCATTCGCCAGCCGGCGGCGCTGTGCGGCGTGGTGGGGCTGAAGCCGACGTATGGCGCCATCAGCCGCTATGGCTTGGTCGCCTTCGCGTCGTCGCTCGATCAGATCGGCCCGTTCGGTTGGACCGTCGCCGACGCCGCGCTGCTGATGAACGTAATGGCCGGCCACGATCCGAAGGACTCCACCAGCGTCAACCGCCCGGTGCCCGATTACCTGGCCAATCTGGAACAGCCCATCAAGGGCCTGCGGATCGGCATTGCCAAGGAATATCAGCTTGAGAGCGGCATGGACCCGCAGGTGAAGTCCGCCGTCGATGCTGCGATGGCCAAGTACAAGGAACTGGGCGCCACGTTCGTCGACATCAGCCTGCCGCACACCGAATACGGCATCGCGGCGTACTACGTCATCGCGCCGTGCGAGGCATCCAGCAACCTTGCCCGCTATGACGGTGTGCACTTCGGCCATCGCACCAAAGATCCGGTGAAGGACATTGTCGAGCTCTTCAGCAAGAGCCGCTACGAAGGCTTCGGCGAGGAAGTGCAACGCCGCATCATGATCGGCACGTACGCGCTCTCCAGCGGCTACTACGACGCTTACTACCTGCGGGCGCTGAAGATGCGGTCGCTGATCAAACGCGACTTCGATCAGGCCTTTGAAAAGTGCGACGTGGTGCTCAGCCCGACCAGCCCCACGCCCGCCTTCAAGGCTGGCGAGAAGACCGGCGACCCGCTCAGCATGTACATGAGCGACGTCTTCACCGTCACCTGCAACATCGCCGGCATCGGCGGCATCAGCCTCCCCTGCGGCTTCACCAGCGGCGACAAGCCGCTGCCCATCGGCCTGCAACTGCTCGGCCCCACATTCGGTGAAGAAACCCTGCTCCGCGCCGCCCGTATGTACGAAGCCGCCACCGACTGGCACACGCGCCGGCCGACGTTCTAA